The genomic interval TCACCTAAGGCGCGTTACTGTTCTTGTGGAGGCAGCTCTATGGATGCCATACGTGCGGACTGTACCACTGGCTCGTTGGCCGTGTGATTCATCACAAGTCTCTGGGCGGTTTGAGGCAATCAGGCGTAGCCTGCTCCAGCTTCGCTCGCATCACGCAGCCGCGACAGTTCCCGAGCTGGCAATGGGTGTAATACAGAACTGCACTCTCAACGCTGTGAAACAGGTTAACAGCTGCGCGTTGTTGCACGCGAACGGCTGAGGCCCGCGTAGTGTTATGTAATCCAAAAAATGTCCTGTCCACCCCCAAATCGGAAAACGCGCCTTGCAAGCTGATACACACGGACTGCTCTATCGGCGGAAGCATGAAGCGACAAGATGCCGAGGCCAACAGCAGAAATCACGAATCTGAAGCTCCGCCACTCGTCGACAGCTGTGCCAAAAGTTAGGTCACCAATTCCTCAGGCCTCGAGAAAGAAACCTTTGTCGCTGGCAGATAAAAGTCAGAAAATCAAGTCGATGTTATGATCCAGTTTCGTTGACACTGCAGGACAGCAAGCACGAGCAGAGGACACGCGTGGCATTTTGAATGACTTCAAATTCCCAAAACCACATCTCGGAAAATGTGGGAAAAGACAGAGACGGGCGTATATCTTCCACACGTCCAATGAAACCGATGTGCATGACCACAATCGCTTCTACCGTTCTCGACGTGGCCCAGCGTGTTTACAGCACAGCGCTGGCTACCCTGCTGGGCAGCCCCGCCGATCCGCTGAGCCGCGTCCTTGCAGCCTTGAGTGGCACAGTGTTCCGAGGCACCAAGCCAAGCGGCGCTTCGTTTCACGGTTGAAGGGCGGGCGGCTAACACTGTAGCCAAAGCTTTACACGTTTGGGACGAATTGGCGACGGTTCATTTCTTACCGTTGCCGCCGCCTTGGCTTCGCGACGGCGGTGCATCATCCAGAAGCAAGAAGTCCGCAACTGCACTACCGCCAGGCACTGACGGCCTCGGCgcaccggcggcgctgccacTGGCGCCGGCGTGAGGGTAGCCAGCCTGAGCAGGAGTGGCGgccggctcgcctgcgcgagacgAGCAATCTGAGAAGCAACTatcgtcgcctgcgtgcggTCCTTCGCACTCAGTTCTGTACTGCGGTCTTCCGTGGGAGTCTCTGCCAGCTGCGCGGGATCCATCCAGAAAGCCGCCCAGCGACTCTGTTCCACCTGAGCGCCAGCTGAGTCGCGTAGCCTGCGAaaaaagacgaagacggcacAGCTTCCTGTGGCGTTCATATGCAGCTCCCAGAGCAACAGCTCGCTGGCGCGAGACTCGAATCTTTCAGAAACAAACATAGCTCGGCCTGCCAGAGGTCACGCGCAAAGGATCCATAAACAGCACCCTTCATCTTGCCACGCCACTGTGCCCCTGGGGGCCACACGAGAGGAAGTGGACAGACTCGACTTCGAGCGTGCAGTGCAATCCAAGGTGGAAATCGCGCGTCACCGTGGAACTCAGCGGCTACTTTGTCGTTCTCTTCAAACGTCGTCCCAACAatggctcgcgcgcggcacacggtaggcgccggccgcagacTCTGCTGCTATAGAGTCTCGTTCTGAGAATGGAAGAGGGGCAAAGTGCGCGGGGGCGAACTCCCCTCTAGCCAGGACTCTCGACCCTCGGCAATCACCGGAGATGTCGCCGGTGCGCCTTCAGCAAGTCCTTGAGTCTATGCACGAAAACGGCTGAGTTTCCTGCGTTCGGACCTTTACGTAGATGCGGTGATCACACAGCGGCAGAGGCTGGTCATCTCCCGTGACGTCTAGCCATACAAATGGCTGCTGAGGTGGTGACGAATCGGCGAGCGGCCACGGGTTCTCCTTCACCTTCACTCGGAACCTGAGGAGGTAGATGAGGCAGCAAAGCGATGGTCACCAGTTATTTCGTGGCAGTGGACCAACAACCGTCCACCGCGTTGAACGCATCAGCTCTGCCGTCGAAAACGCTTCTGCAGAAATGCACAAATCACCTACTCCGGCTCGAGGCTACACC from Besnoitia besnoiti strain Bb-Ger1 chromosome XI, whole genome shotgun sequence carries:
- a CDS encoding hypothetical protein (encoded by transcript BESB_021920), with protein sequence MEEDQRGLNASPAHCGGNGPSHTPFPRGSSVGGAAGSSSKAGGCTFVYYVVTSDGDDLKCPNAFRVPKKSSLITLGDVRRYFPLPGTYHFRFRVKVKENPWPLADSSPPQQPFVWLDVTGDDQPLPLCDHRIYVKATRLSWRSGGTESLGGFLDGSRAAGRDSHGRPQYRTECEGPHAGDDSCFSDCSSRAGEPAATPAQAGYPHAGASGSAAGAPRPSVPGGSAVADFLLLDDAPPSRSQGGGNVSTKLDHNIDLIF